A stretch of Brachyhypopomus gauderio isolate BG-103 chromosome 3, BGAUD_0.2, whole genome shotgun sequence DNA encodes these proteins:
- the LOC143509347 gene encoding uncharacterized protein LOC143509347, whose amino-acid sequence MHPQPYQSHSEQTMTDINSIEDMLVGVRNPTSRPTPDIPIIHHPTPTTQAPRSPKVQTQRPDPGRPTHPPQRRNRSGAGPPARAGPQLGVGGPRVPPPGPTGEASHPAEGQHLPPPPRPGPTPQSPEGAPPKPPPTTARQGKHMPSQVGSPGPPAQKVAGTSSLPGVDPQPPTGPPGAEAPANHPD is encoded by the coding sequence atgcacccacaaccataccaatcgcacagtgaacaaacgatgacagacatcaacagtattgaggacatgctggtcggagtccggaaccctacctcccggcccaccccagacatccccatcatccaccaccccactcccaccacccaggcacctcggagccccaaggtccagacccaacgccccgacccaggccgaccgacccaccccccccagcggcgcaaccgcagcggcgcaggtccccccgcacgggcagggccccagctcggggtcggggggccccgggtcccgccacccggccccacaggggaggccagccaccccgccgagggccagcacctgcccccccccccacgccccggccccacaccccagagcccagagggagcgccacccaagccccccccaaccaccgcccgccagggcaagcacatgccatcccaggtcggcagccccggcccccccgcccagaaagtggccggcacgagcagtctccccggggtcgacccccagccaccaaccggccctccgggagctgaggcccccgccaaccaccccgactag
- the LOC143509346 gene encoding uncharacterized protein LOC143509346 isoform X2, with the protein MSGGGENHSNTEHSTDFTRVYRAVAAARRQLSSGRNTESNLLSNVRSSFSRRRRNSSMNLGDGRRRGRKPGLKWQVKLFLLEDPNQTTIPSSQDSEELEKSGLGSGNSDLGHEHKTVDLSWSLAELNTFICQSFESVSLNVTGFRLARATKAKKLLVVQANSVKDLKRQIGRSRLYILPNSNLSLSRQDGESLNESSEGRSSVSSAAVVSLNVHSEMVRSAVTSVESNIVDLTDEVDGNRGYIYVNAGTPEVFYRTNQPVEGETTTQNRTGQSLLSESTLEVTLEHYPVASSPIHGSFPTTVGVSHSQFTAISEILQDSEPDEDTQMLSSPKRPYSPSNEVENLADIIGEFRKENISEHSTLIVVARRRRILHSAITALNKGYFDWHKCPRIEFVGEMADDFGGPTREFFRLLMKDVQSTLGIFEGQPGNLFFSYDQAALEKGKYYTGGKLIAWSLLHGGPSIKALHPSLYQLMCGQAPDLEGFDIASLPDNSVQDKLQQIEKCKTEEDWKDLQESLGDWIADCGVPGVYEAKVLNIPQIISQIVKHFIFHRTANMVEQFKQGINSCGKLWETVERYWKAFQCLFTHTEEQLTRAAFRCLFDIFWSDEGANNKEAEEDTIFAWECLLNSVQEKETPFTFEDLLVFVTGADAVPPLGFPQRLQIQFYDQEERGSRFPYASTCSMTLFLPRGVQNEGELLDLMTNAVLGSFGFGKV; encoded by the exons AtgtcaggtggaggtgagaatcATTCCAACACAGAGCACTCTACTGATTTTACAAGAGTATATAGAGCTGTTGCGGCAGCAAGAAGACAACTTTCCTCTGGCAGAAACACGGAATCAAATCTGTTGTCTAATGTACGGAGCTCATTTTCCCGACGCCGTCGCAACAGTTCTATGAATCTAG GTGATGGACGTCGACGTGGGAGAAAGCCTGGGCTTAAATGGCAGGTGAAGCTTTTCTTGTTAGAGGATCCTAACCAAACCACTATACCCAGTTCACAGGATTCAGAGGAACTTGAGAAATCTGGTTTAG GAAGCGGGAACAGTGACTTAGGTCATGAGCATAAGACCGTTGATTTGTCATGGTCCTTGGCAGAACTCAATACATTCATCTGCCAAAGCTTTGAGAGCGTAAGCCTAAATGTGACCGGCTTTCGTCTTGCCAGAGCTACAAAAGCAAAGAAACTGCTAGTTGTCCAGGCCAACTCCGTCAAAGACTTGAAGCGACAAATTGGAAGAAGCAGACTTTATATACTGCCCAATTCAAACTTATCGCTATCCAGACAG GATGGAGAATCCTTGAATGAGAGTAGTGAAGGAAGATCAAGTGTTAGTTCTGCAGCCGTG GTCTCTCTCAATGTGCATTCTGAAATGGTTAGAAGTGCAGTGACATCAGTAGAGAGTAATATTGTTGACCTGACAGATGAGGTG GATGGAAATAGAGGCTACATATATGTAAATGCAGGCACTCCTGAG GTGTTCTACAGAACAAATCAGCCAGTTGAAGGAGAAACAACTACTCAGAACCG GACTGGCCAGTCTTTGCTTTCTGAGAGTACACTGGAAGTGACACTTGAGCATTATCCAGTGGCAAGCTCTCCT ATACACGGGAGCTTTCCAACAACTGTAGGAGTGTCCCACAGTCAGTTCACAGCAATCAG TGAGATATTACAAGACAGTGAACCTGATGAGGACACCCAAATGCTGTCGTCTCCAAAACGTCCATATAGTCCATCTAAC GAAGTGGAAAACCTTGCTGATATCATTGGAGAATTCAGGAAGGAAAACATCAGTGAGCATTCTACACTGATAGTTGTGGCAAGAAGGAGGCGAATTCTACACAGTGCCATCACAGCTCTGAACAAGGGCTATTTTGATTGGCACAAATGTCCACGGATTGAATTTGTGGGTGAGATGGCTGATGATTTTGGAGGGCCCACAAGAGAATTCTTCAG GCTTTTAATGAAGGACGTGCAGTCTACTTTGGGCATTTTCGAGGGACAGCCAGGcaacctttttttttcttatgatCAGGCAGCCCTAGAAAAAGGAAAGTATTATACTGGTGGGAAGTTGATTGCCTGGTCCCTGTTGCATGGGGGACCAAGCATTAAGGCATTACATCCCAGCCTTTATCAGTTAATGTGTGGTCAGGCTCCAGATCTTGAAGGATTTGATATTGCCAGCTTGCCAGACAACTCTGTGCAGGACAAGCTTCAACAG attgaaaaatgtaaaactgagGAGGACTGGAAAGATCTGCAGGAGAGTCTGGGTGATTGGATTGCAGACTGTGGAGTGCCAGGGGTATATGAAGCCAAGGTTCTTAATATTCCACAGATCATCTCACAAATTGTGAAACATTTTATCTTTCACAG AACTGCAAACATGGTGGAGCAGTTTAAACAAGGGATCAACTCTTGTGGTAAACTTTGGGAAACTGTGGAGAGATACTGGAAAGCATTTCAGTGCCTGTTTACACATACAGAGGAGCAACTGACAAGAGCAGCCTTCCGATGTCTTTTTGATATCTTTTGGAGTGATGAGGGGGCAAACAACAAGGAAGCGGAAGAGGACACTATATTTGCATGGGAGTGTCTTCTCAACAGTGTGCAAG AAAAAGAAACTCCCTTCACCTTTGAGGACCTATTGGTGTTTGTCACGGGAGCAGATGCAGTACCACCTCTTGGTTTTCCGCAGCGACTTCAAATCCAGTTTTATGACCAGGAGGAAAGAGGAAGTCGTTTTCCTTATGCTTCAACTTGCTCTATGACACTGTTCCTTCCCCGTGGTGTACAGAATGAAGGGGAGCTACTTGATCTGATGACCAATGCTGTACTTGGATCATTTGGATTTGGAAAGGTTTAG
- the LOC143509346 gene encoding uncharacterized protein LOC143509346 isoform X1: protein MSGGGENHSNTEHSTDFTRVYRAVAAARRQLSSGRNTESNLLSNVRSSFSRRRRNSSMNLGDGRRRGRKPGLKWQVKLFLLEDPNQTTIPSSQDSEELEKSGLGSGNSDLGHEHKTVDLSWSLAELNTFICQSFESVSLNVTGFRLARATKAKKLLVVQANSVKDLKRQIGRSRLYILPNSNLSLSRQDGESLNESSEGRSSVSSAAVVSLNVHSEMVRSAVTSVESNIVDLTDEVDGNRGYIYVNAGTPEVFYRTNQPVEGETTTQNRTGQSLLSESTLEVTLEHYPVASSPQIHGSFPTTVGVSHSQFTAISEILQDSEPDEDTQMLSSPKRPYSPSNEVENLADIIGEFRKENISEHSTLIVVARRRRILHSAITALNKGYFDWHKCPRIEFVGEMADDFGGPTREFFRLLMKDVQSTLGIFEGQPGNLFFSYDQAALEKGKYYTGGKLIAWSLLHGGPSIKALHPSLYQLMCGQAPDLEGFDIASLPDNSVQDKLQQIEKCKTEEDWKDLQESLGDWIADCGVPGVYEAKVLNIPQIISQIVKHFIFHRTANMVEQFKQGINSCGKLWETVERYWKAFQCLFTHTEEQLTRAAFRCLFDIFWSDEGANNKEAEEDTIFAWECLLNSVQEKETPFTFEDLLVFVTGADAVPPLGFPQRLQIQFYDQEERGSRFPYASTCSMTLFLPRGVQNEGELLDLMTNAVLGSFGFGKV from the exons AtgtcaggtggaggtgagaatcATTCCAACACAGAGCACTCTACTGATTTTACAAGAGTATATAGAGCTGTTGCGGCAGCAAGAAGACAACTTTCCTCTGGCAGAAACACGGAATCAAATCTGTTGTCTAATGTACGGAGCTCATTTTCCCGACGCCGTCGCAACAGTTCTATGAATCTAG GTGATGGACGTCGACGTGGGAGAAAGCCTGGGCTTAAATGGCAGGTGAAGCTTTTCTTGTTAGAGGATCCTAACCAAACCACTATACCCAGTTCACAGGATTCAGAGGAACTTGAGAAATCTGGTTTAG GAAGCGGGAACAGTGACTTAGGTCATGAGCATAAGACCGTTGATTTGTCATGGTCCTTGGCAGAACTCAATACATTCATCTGCCAAAGCTTTGAGAGCGTAAGCCTAAATGTGACCGGCTTTCGTCTTGCCAGAGCTACAAAAGCAAAGAAACTGCTAGTTGTCCAGGCCAACTCCGTCAAAGACTTGAAGCGACAAATTGGAAGAAGCAGACTTTATATACTGCCCAATTCAAACTTATCGCTATCCAGACAG GATGGAGAATCCTTGAATGAGAGTAGTGAAGGAAGATCAAGTGTTAGTTCTGCAGCCGTG GTCTCTCTCAATGTGCATTCTGAAATGGTTAGAAGTGCAGTGACATCAGTAGAGAGTAATATTGTTGACCTGACAGATGAGGTG GATGGAAATAGAGGCTACATATATGTAAATGCAGGCACTCCTGAG GTGTTCTACAGAACAAATCAGCCAGTTGAAGGAGAAACAACTACTCAGAACCG GACTGGCCAGTCTTTGCTTTCTGAGAGTACACTGGAAGTGACACTTGAGCATTATCCAGTGGCAAGCTCTCCT CAGATACACGGGAGCTTTCCAACAACTGTAGGAGTGTCCCACAGTCAGTTCACAGCAATCAG TGAGATATTACAAGACAGTGAACCTGATGAGGACACCCAAATGCTGTCGTCTCCAAAACGTCCATATAGTCCATCTAAC GAAGTGGAAAACCTTGCTGATATCATTGGAGAATTCAGGAAGGAAAACATCAGTGAGCATTCTACACTGATAGTTGTGGCAAGAAGGAGGCGAATTCTACACAGTGCCATCACAGCTCTGAACAAGGGCTATTTTGATTGGCACAAATGTCCACGGATTGAATTTGTGGGTGAGATGGCTGATGATTTTGGAGGGCCCACAAGAGAATTCTTCAG GCTTTTAATGAAGGACGTGCAGTCTACTTTGGGCATTTTCGAGGGACAGCCAGGcaacctttttttttcttatgatCAGGCAGCCCTAGAAAAAGGAAAGTATTATACTGGTGGGAAGTTGATTGCCTGGTCCCTGTTGCATGGGGGACCAAGCATTAAGGCATTACATCCCAGCCTTTATCAGTTAATGTGTGGTCAGGCTCCAGATCTTGAAGGATTTGATATTGCCAGCTTGCCAGACAACTCTGTGCAGGACAAGCTTCAACAG attgaaaaatgtaaaactgagGAGGACTGGAAAGATCTGCAGGAGAGTCTGGGTGATTGGATTGCAGACTGTGGAGTGCCAGGGGTATATGAAGCCAAGGTTCTTAATATTCCACAGATCATCTCACAAATTGTGAAACATTTTATCTTTCACAG AACTGCAAACATGGTGGAGCAGTTTAAACAAGGGATCAACTCTTGTGGTAAACTTTGGGAAACTGTGGAGAGATACTGGAAAGCATTTCAGTGCCTGTTTACACATACAGAGGAGCAACTGACAAGAGCAGCCTTCCGATGTCTTTTTGATATCTTTTGGAGTGATGAGGGGGCAAACAACAAGGAAGCGGAAGAGGACACTATATTTGCATGGGAGTGTCTTCTCAACAGTGTGCAAG AAAAAGAAACTCCCTTCACCTTTGAGGACCTATTGGTGTTTGTCACGGGAGCAGATGCAGTACCACCTCTTGGTTTTCCGCAGCGACTTCAAATCCAGTTTTATGACCAGGAGGAAAGAGGAAGTCGTTTTCCTTATGCTTCAACTTGCTCTATGACACTGTTCCTTCCCCGTGGTGTACAGAATGAAGGGGAGCTACTTGATCTGATGACCAATGCTGTACTTGGATCATTTGGATTTGGAAAGGTTTAG
- the LOC143509346 gene encoding G2/M phase-specific E3 ubiquitin-protein ligase-like isoform X3, with the protein MSGGGDGRRRGRKPGLKWQVKLFLLEDPNQTTIPSSQDSEELEKSGLGSGNSDLGHEHKTVDLSWSLAELNTFICQSFESVSLNVTGFRLARATKAKKLLVVQANSVKDLKRQIGRSRLYILPNSNLSLSRQDGESLNESSEGRSSVSSAAVVSLNVHSEMVRSAVTSVESNIVDLTDEVDGNRGYIYVNAGTPEVFYRTNQPVEGETTTQNRTGQSLLSESTLEVTLEHYPVASSPQIHGSFPTTVGVSHSQFTAISEILQDSEPDEDTQMLSSPKRPYSPSNEVENLADIIGEFRKENISEHSTLIVVARRRRILHSAITALNKGYFDWHKCPRIEFVGEMADDFGGPTREFFRLLMKDVQSTLGIFEGQPGNLFFSYDQAALEKGKYYTGGKLIAWSLLHGGPSIKALHPSLYQLMCGQAPDLEGFDIASLPDNSVQDKLQQIEKCKTEEDWKDLQESLGDWIADCGVPGVYEAKVLNIPQIISQIVKHFIFHRTANMVEQFKQGINSCGKLWETVERYWKAFQCLFTHTEEQLTRAAFRCLFDIFWSDEGANNKEAEEDTIFAWECLLNSVQEKETPFTFEDLLVFVTGADAVPPLGFPQRLQIQFYDQEERGSRFPYASTCSMTLFLPRGVQNEGELLDLMTNAVLGSFGFGKV; encoded by the exons Atgtcaggtggag GTGATGGACGTCGACGTGGGAGAAAGCCTGGGCTTAAATGGCAGGTGAAGCTTTTCTTGTTAGAGGATCCTAACCAAACCACTATACCCAGTTCACAGGATTCAGAGGAACTTGAGAAATCTGGTTTAG GAAGCGGGAACAGTGACTTAGGTCATGAGCATAAGACCGTTGATTTGTCATGGTCCTTGGCAGAACTCAATACATTCATCTGCCAAAGCTTTGAGAGCGTAAGCCTAAATGTGACCGGCTTTCGTCTTGCCAGAGCTACAAAAGCAAAGAAACTGCTAGTTGTCCAGGCCAACTCCGTCAAAGACTTGAAGCGACAAATTGGAAGAAGCAGACTTTATATACTGCCCAATTCAAACTTATCGCTATCCAGACAG GATGGAGAATCCTTGAATGAGAGTAGTGAAGGAAGATCAAGTGTTAGTTCTGCAGCCGTG GTCTCTCTCAATGTGCATTCTGAAATGGTTAGAAGTGCAGTGACATCAGTAGAGAGTAATATTGTTGACCTGACAGATGAGGTG GATGGAAATAGAGGCTACATATATGTAAATGCAGGCACTCCTGAG GTGTTCTACAGAACAAATCAGCCAGTTGAAGGAGAAACAACTACTCAGAACCG GACTGGCCAGTCTTTGCTTTCTGAGAGTACACTGGAAGTGACACTTGAGCATTATCCAGTGGCAAGCTCTCCT CAGATACACGGGAGCTTTCCAACAACTGTAGGAGTGTCCCACAGTCAGTTCACAGCAATCAG TGAGATATTACAAGACAGTGAACCTGATGAGGACACCCAAATGCTGTCGTCTCCAAAACGTCCATATAGTCCATCTAAC GAAGTGGAAAACCTTGCTGATATCATTGGAGAATTCAGGAAGGAAAACATCAGTGAGCATTCTACACTGATAGTTGTGGCAAGAAGGAGGCGAATTCTACACAGTGCCATCACAGCTCTGAACAAGGGCTATTTTGATTGGCACAAATGTCCACGGATTGAATTTGTGGGTGAGATGGCTGATGATTTTGGAGGGCCCACAAGAGAATTCTTCAG GCTTTTAATGAAGGACGTGCAGTCTACTTTGGGCATTTTCGAGGGACAGCCAGGcaacctttttttttcttatgatCAGGCAGCCCTAGAAAAAGGAAAGTATTATACTGGTGGGAAGTTGATTGCCTGGTCCCTGTTGCATGGGGGACCAAGCATTAAGGCATTACATCCCAGCCTTTATCAGTTAATGTGTGGTCAGGCTCCAGATCTTGAAGGATTTGATATTGCCAGCTTGCCAGACAACTCTGTGCAGGACAAGCTTCAACAG attgaaaaatgtaaaactgagGAGGACTGGAAAGATCTGCAGGAGAGTCTGGGTGATTGGATTGCAGACTGTGGAGTGCCAGGGGTATATGAAGCCAAGGTTCTTAATATTCCACAGATCATCTCACAAATTGTGAAACATTTTATCTTTCACAG AACTGCAAACATGGTGGAGCAGTTTAAACAAGGGATCAACTCTTGTGGTAAACTTTGGGAAACTGTGGAGAGATACTGGAAAGCATTTCAGTGCCTGTTTACACATACAGAGGAGCAACTGACAAGAGCAGCCTTCCGATGTCTTTTTGATATCTTTTGGAGTGATGAGGGGGCAAACAACAAGGAAGCGGAAGAGGACACTATATTTGCATGGGAGTGTCTTCTCAACAGTGTGCAAG AAAAAGAAACTCCCTTCACCTTTGAGGACCTATTGGTGTTTGTCACGGGAGCAGATGCAGTACCACCTCTTGGTTTTCCGCAGCGACTTCAAATCCAGTTTTATGACCAGGAGGAAAGAGGAAGTCGTTTTCCTTATGCTTCAACTTGCTCTATGACACTGTTCCTTCCCCGTGGTGTACAGAATGAAGGGGAGCTACTTGATCTGATGACCAATGCTGTACTTGGATCATTTGGATTTGGAAAGGTTTAG
- the LOC143509346 gene encoding uncharacterized protein LOC143509346 isoform X4 translates to MSGGGENHSNTEHSTDFTRVYRAVAAARRQLSSGRNTESNLLSNVRSSFSRRRRNSSMNLGDGRRRGRKPGLKWQVKLFLLEDPNQTTIPSSQDSEELEKSGLGSGNSDLGHEHKTVDLSWSLAELNTFICQSFESVSLNVTGFRLARATKAKKLLVVQANSVKDLKRQIGRSRLYILPNSNLSLSRQDGESLNESSEGRSSVSSAAVVSLNVHSEMVRSAVTSVESNIVDLTDEVDGNRGYIYVNAGTPEVFYRTNQPVEGETTTQNRTGQSLLSESTLEVTLEHYPVASSPQIHGSFPTTVGVSHSQFTAISEILQDSEPDEDTQMLSSPKRPYSPSNEVENLADIIGEFRKENISEHSTLIVVARRRRILHSAITALNKGYFDWHKCPRIEFVGEMADDFGGPTREFFRLLMKDVQSTLGIFEGQPGNLFFSYDQAALEKGKYYTGGKLIAWSLLHGGPSIKALHPSLYQLMCGQAPDLEGFDIASLPDNSVQDKLQQIEKCKTEEDWKDLQESLGDWIADCGVPGVYEAKNCKHGGAV, encoded by the exons AtgtcaggtggaggtgagaatcATTCCAACACAGAGCACTCTACTGATTTTACAAGAGTATATAGAGCTGTTGCGGCAGCAAGAAGACAACTTTCCTCTGGCAGAAACACGGAATCAAATCTGTTGTCTAATGTACGGAGCTCATTTTCCCGACGCCGTCGCAACAGTTCTATGAATCTAG GTGATGGACGTCGACGTGGGAGAAAGCCTGGGCTTAAATGGCAGGTGAAGCTTTTCTTGTTAGAGGATCCTAACCAAACCACTATACCCAGTTCACAGGATTCAGAGGAACTTGAGAAATCTGGTTTAG GAAGCGGGAACAGTGACTTAGGTCATGAGCATAAGACCGTTGATTTGTCATGGTCCTTGGCAGAACTCAATACATTCATCTGCCAAAGCTTTGAGAGCGTAAGCCTAAATGTGACCGGCTTTCGTCTTGCCAGAGCTACAAAAGCAAAGAAACTGCTAGTTGTCCAGGCCAACTCCGTCAAAGACTTGAAGCGACAAATTGGAAGAAGCAGACTTTATATACTGCCCAATTCAAACTTATCGCTATCCAGACAG GATGGAGAATCCTTGAATGAGAGTAGTGAAGGAAGATCAAGTGTTAGTTCTGCAGCCGTG GTCTCTCTCAATGTGCATTCTGAAATGGTTAGAAGTGCAGTGACATCAGTAGAGAGTAATATTGTTGACCTGACAGATGAGGTG GATGGAAATAGAGGCTACATATATGTAAATGCAGGCACTCCTGAG GTGTTCTACAGAACAAATCAGCCAGTTGAAGGAGAAACAACTACTCAGAACCG GACTGGCCAGTCTTTGCTTTCTGAGAGTACACTGGAAGTGACACTTGAGCATTATCCAGTGGCAAGCTCTCCT CAGATACACGGGAGCTTTCCAACAACTGTAGGAGTGTCCCACAGTCAGTTCACAGCAATCAG TGAGATATTACAAGACAGTGAACCTGATGAGGACACCCAAATGCTGTCGTCTCCAAAACGTCCATATAGTCCATCTAAC GAAGTGGAAAACCTTGCTGATATCATTGGAGAATTCAGGAAGGAAAACATCAGTGAGCATTCTACACTGATAGTTGTGGCAAGAAGGAGGCGAATTCTACACAGTGCCATCACAGCTCTGAACAAGGGCTATTTTGATTGGCACAAATGTCCACGGATTGAATTTGTGGGTGAGATGGCTGATGATTTTGGAGGGCCCACAAGAGAATTCTTCAG GCTTTTAATGAAGGACGTGCAGTCTACTTTGGGCATTTTCGAGGGACAGCCAGGcaacctttttttttcttatgatCAGGCAGCCCTAGAAAAAGGAAAGTATTATACTGGTGGGAAGTTGATTGCCTGGTCCCTGTTGCATGGGGGACCAAGCATTAAGGCATTACATCCCAGCCTTTATCAGTTAATGTGTGGTCAGGCTCCAGATCTTGAAGGATTTGATATTGCCAGCTTGCCAGACAACTCTGTGCAGGACAAGCTTCAACAG attgaaaaatgtaaaactgagGAGGACTGGAAAGATCTGCAGGAGAGTCTGGGTGATTGGATTGCAGACTGTGGAGTGCCAGGGGTATATGAAGCCAAG AACTGCAAACATGGTGGAGCAGTTTAA
- the LOC143509645 gene encoding uncharacterized protein LOC143509645, whose product MHLCSSLTAVLVRLLTLAASASSFSSVMVKLHEAATLPCSQTCVGVVTWTREVVHMSSKQHDVLVQCDRTSCQSKEGFRMTHDQYLKGDLSLTITHADYTKRTWYTCKCDDEAICDVSLRIEATEFSWQINPGDSLTLDIPISEQVEVFVNKTDEASVNPVQLCEVKGGIQYNSEYETRVMFSLQLKEMKESDSGVYTIRDIRNQETVSTHRVTVGGKCLNSLAVSVIFRLVECNLL is encoded by the exons ATGCATCTCTGTAGCTCCCTGACAGCAGTCCTGGTTCGCCTGCTGACCTTAGCTG CGTCTGCATCATCATTTTCTTCAGTGATGGTGAAGCTTCATGAAGCTGCTACTCTCCCTTGCAGTCAGACGTGTGTTGGTGTGGTCACATGGACTCGTGAAGTTGTTCACATGTCTTCTAAACAACATGACGTTCTGGTTCAGTGTGACCGGACCTCCTGCCAGTCAAAGGAGGGATTTCGCATGACCCATGATCAGTACCTGAAGGGAGatctctccctcaccatcacTCATGCTGATTACACTAAGAGGACCTGGTACACCTGTAAGTGTGATGATGAAGCCATCTGTGATGTGAGTCTGCGGATTGAGG CTACTGAGTTTTCCTGGCAGATCAACCCTGGAGATTCTCTCACCCTGGATATTCCCATCTCAGAGCAAGTGGAGGTGTTTGTTAACAAGACTGATGAAGCCAGTGTAAACCCTGTCCAACTCTGTGAGGTTAAAGGTGGAATTCAGTACAACTCTGAATATGAGACCAGAGTGATGTTCAGTCTGCAGCTGAAGGAGATGAAGGAGTCTGATAGTGGCGTTTACACTATACGGGACATCAGGAATCAGGAAACTGTATCAACTCATAGAGTCACAGTAGGAGGCAAGTGTTTAAACTCTTTAGCCGTGTCAGTCATATTCAGGTTAGTTGAATGTAACCTGTTGTAG